A window from Sinanaerobacter sp. ZZT-01 encodes these proteins:
- a CDS encoding GrpB family protein, with protein sequence MTIEELWRLFPIYLTEHNSSWMRWYAEELCTLKRILPMSQIRRIAHIGSTAVHTIWAKPIIDILIEVQNADIDRISKILTDNGYLCMSESSERISLNKGYTINGFAERVFHLHVRNIGDHDELYFRDYLLSHSEVAKKYEAIKLKLWKKYEYNRDAYTEGKTTFVKEYTDQAKIEYKGRYD encoded by the coding sequence ATGACTATAGAAGAATTGTGGAGGTTGTTTCCGATTTACCTTACAGAACATAACTCTTCTTGGATGAGATGGTACGCAGAGGAACTATGTACATTGAAGCGGATACTCCCCATGAGTCAGATTAGACGTATTGCACACATTGGAAGCACAGCAGTGCATACGATTTGGGCGAAGCCGATTATTGATATTTTAATAGAGGTTCAAAATGCAGATATCGACCGTATCAGTAAAATTCTTACAGACAATGGATATCTTTGCATGTCTGAAAGCAGTGAGCGAATATCTTTAAATAAGGGATACACGATAAACGGATTTGCGGAAAGAGTATTTCATCTGCATGTAAGGAATATAGGAGACCATGATGAGTTGTATTTCAGAGATTATCTTTTAAGCCACTCGGAGGTTGCAAAAAAATATGAAGCGATTAAACTTAAGCTTTGGAAGAAATATGAATACAACCGAGATGCATATACCGAAGGGAAAACTACTTTTGTCAAAGAATATACAGATCAAGCAAAAATAGAATATAAAGGTCGATATGATTAA
- a CDS encoding nucleoside kinase, with the protein MNVEIKIILNQGNKKFTFNTSTGTQIEVLAKKFQSETPYRILAARINNTDVCLSEVIEEACTLTFLDMRDPSANAIYQRSVSFLYLKAVYDVLGSNRVQIENSLNKGLFTQMKQNVTQEELEAVEEHMHQLVEEDIPIIKRKHSRQKAIEKLREIGYIQKLRLLENTPWLEQVPFYSLDDFENFFYGSMVPSTGYIEYFELRKCRRGVLLRFPEPKLPNLMPPYRDDIKLYRAFGEAREWARLMEINYVQDLNEKVSDGSYKEVIQISEALHEKKIAEIADEITQDGKRIILIAGPSSSGKTTFAQRLCIQLRVNGLKPLYMGTDDYFLERNQTPVDENGEYNFEDIDAIDLTLFNHNMNALLAGEEVDLPTFDFHQGKKIFGKRILRAKKGQPIVIEGIHGLNKELTSEIPENEKYKIYISPLTQLNIDTHNRIPTTDARLIRRIVRDKQFRGYSAQHTIKLWPKVRAGEDKNIFPFNGEADVLFNSAHIYELSVLKKYAEPLLKAIAPEEVEYSVACRLLQLLRFFKTVENDSMIANHSIIREFIGGSIFVD; encoded by the coding sequence ATGAATGTTGAAATAAAAATAATTTTAAACCAGGGGAATAAAAAATTTACATTTAATACATCAACAGGTACACAAATTGAAGTGCTTGCAAAAAAATTTCAAAGCGAAACACCGTATCGCATATTAGCTGCTCGGATCAATAATACAGATGTATGCTTGAGTGAAGTCATTGAAGAAGCTTGTACTCTAACATTTTTAGATATGAGGGACCCTTCTGCAAATGCAATTTATCAGAGAAGCGTGAGCTTTTTATATTTAAAAGCAGTATATGATGTTTTAGGAAGTAATCGCGTTCAAATTGAAAATTCTCTGAATAAAGGTTTGTTTACGCAAATGAAGCAGAATGTAACGCAGGAGGAACTGGAGGCTGTAGAAGAACATATGCACCAGCTCGTGGAAGAGGATATTCCTATTATTAAGAGGAAGCATTCACGACAGAAAGCGATTGAAAAACTAAGAGAAATCGGCTATATTCAAAAGCTGCGTTTATTGGAAAATACACCGTGGCTTGAACAAGTGCCATTTTACAGCTTAGATGATTTTGAAAATTTCTTCTATGGATCAATGGTACCTTCCACAGGCTATATCGAATACTTTGAACTGCGAAAATGCCGCAGAGGTGTGCTTCTCCGTTTTCCGGAACCAAAGCTTCCTAATTTGATGCCGCCTTATCGTGACGACATAAAATTGTATCGTGCTTTCGGTGAGGCAAGAGAATGGGCAAGATTGATGGAAATCAACTATGTGCAGGATCTGAACGAAAAAGTAAGCGATGGAAGTTATAAAGAAGTTATTCAAATTTCGGAAGCCTTACATGAGAAAAAAATTGCTGAAATCGCAGATGAAATAACGCAGGATGGGAAACGAATCATATTAATTGCGGGCCCATCTTCTTCCGGAAAAACAACGTTTGCTCAGCGCCTTTGCATTCAGCTTAGAGTCAATGGATTAAAGCCGCTTTATATGGGAACGGATGATTACTTCCTAGAAAGAAACCAGACTCCGGTGGACGAGAATGGAGAATATAATTTTGAGGATATTGATGCCATAGATCTCACTCTTTTTAATCATAACATGAATGCACTTTTAGCCGGTGAAGAAGTAGACCTGCCGACTTTTGATTTTCATCAAGGGAAAAAAATCTTTGGAAAGCGGATTCTCAGAGCAAAAAAAGGGCAGCCGATCGTAATTGAAGGCATACACGGATTGAATAAAGAATTGACTTCCGAGATTCCAGAAAATGAGAAATATAAAATTTACATCAGTCCTTTGACGCAGCTGAATATCGATACGCATAATCGAATTCCGACAACAGATGCCAGATTGATTCGACGCATTGTCAGAGATAAACAATTTCGAGGCTATTCTGCACAGCATACGATAAAGCTTTGGCCTAAAGTGAGGGCAGGAGAAGATAAAAATATTTTTCCTTTTAATGGAGAAGCTGATGTGTTATTTAACTCTGCACACATCTATGAACTATCTGTATTGAAAAAGTATGCAGAACCGCTTTTAAAAGCCATTGCTCCGGAAGAAGTCGAGTATAGTGTCGCTTGCCGTCTTCTGCAATTACTCCGCTTTTTTAAAACAGTCGAAAATGACTCCATGATTGCGAACCATTCCATTATACGTGAGTTTATTGGAGGAAGCATCTTTGTTGACTAA
- a CDS encoding DUF378 domain-containing protein, with protein sequence MRNLILVLVIIGAVNWGLIGFFGYDLVGSIFGGQLALISRIIFAVVGLAGIYAISFFFRPNSHTVES encoded by the coding sequence ATGAGAAATTTAATTTTAGTTTTAGTTATCATCGGTGCTGTAAACTGGGGTCTCATTGGTTTCTTCGGTTATGATTTAGTTGGAAGCATTTTCGGAGGTCAACTTGCACTAATTAGTAGAATTATATTTGCTGTTGTAGGACTTGCTGGAATTTATGCAATTTCTTTCTTTTTCAGACCCAATAGCCATACGGTAGAATCCTAA